In Vibrio echinoideorum, the sequence GACAACGAATAGCACTCTTCCACCTCAGGCATCAGTTCAACCGCTTGGCCAAATTTATCAAAAATGGAAAAGCTGGTCTGGTCGAGGCGAATATGGATAAAGACTTGTACATCGAGTCCCAACTTTTCTGAACACAACTCAGCATGATAACCAGTAATGTAACCTTCTTTCTCTAATCGTTTCAGTCTATCAGAGCAAGGAGAAGTGGTTAGATTGACCTGTTTTGCCAATTCAACAACTGGCAAACGCCCTTTCATATGCAGAATTCTTAGTATCTCTTTATCGATACGATCGAGTTGATGCTGAGACATAACATTCCTTAAACATTCTAAATTCGGCTCAGTATATTCCATAGTGAGAACAATCAGGCAAAACCCCGCTCACACATTTAAAAAACTAAACACACCATTACCATTCGCGATAAATATAAATAAACACCAACCCATAACAACCCTTATAAATCAGTTGTCGACCATTAACAAATTATTATAGAAATGACCTTAAAAACAAATAAGTTGAGCTAGAAACGAAAGAAAGGATATAGGCCAAAGTGAATAATAGAATCTTCAAAGAGAAAGGATAACTCTATTATGAAAACGCAAGAACTCGCATACAAGCCATACAGCATTGGCTCATGGACACACGTAACGGTTTCAAAAGATGTTGCTCAAGCACTAGCAAATGAGTACTCAAACTATGGATGGGAAGTGAAAATTGATGGCAATGCCATTGAAACCGAGCTTGCACTCAAAGCCGCATAGAAATGCAAAAACCTCCCGAGCGGAGGTTTTTTCGATCTAAGTTAGTAAGCACTTACTATAAACTAAGCCAAACCAACTTGGGGAACATGACTTCCCGTTTCACAACGACAATTACACGTTCGGCAAAAGTGTTGTGTTTCCATATCGTAATACAGGTTTCCACTAAATAGCTTTGACGTCCATTGCATCATGCGGCCAGATGTTGTCTCAGGCTCTGATTCACAACGTTTCATTATAGACTTATGTAGTGTTGTTTTTTTACATCCTTTGCAATAGAGATCAGGCATACCTTTGTCCTATAGGTCTTTAGTGGTTACTGACAATTGACACATCATGTACAATTCAGTTCAACAATTCATCGAGCTAATTACAAAAGTGAGCGCTAAGTTCAAAAAATAGCCATTTTTCTCTCCCATTTTAGATCTCAAGCGCCTTACAGATCCCTCCACTTTCCTTTATTACCCACGATCACACCGTTTCGATTTACATTGTAAAACCCCTAAACGACAGTACCTCGCCTGAATCCCCCTACAAATTTATAAATAATAAAGCGGTACTTCCTCTATGAAAGCACCGCTTTAAAAAGCATTTCAGGTTCCATTTAACTCAAATTTAAAAGCCAAATTTACCATTATCATTTTTCCACTCTGAGCGAGCAGGGATCGTTTCAATAGTGTCCCAGTGCTCAACAATTTTGCCGTTATCAACGCGGAATAGATCATAAAATGCGACATGGTTGTTCATGAACTGGCCTTCGCTGATAGATAACACAAAGTTACCTTGGCCCAATATCTTATGGTTGGCGGTATAAACCATTGGCATACCGGCTTCCGCTAATGCGCCCAAGGCCTCTCCCAAACCGCTTAAACCATCAGCCACTCCTGGGTTGTGCTGTAAGTAAGCACTATCTTCATTATCGATATAGTTATTAATCTTCGCCATATCACCGCCGATCAGGATGTCTTTAACGAAACCACTGACCAACTGCTTATTTTTGTCCGTTTGATCGAGATTTACGACTTTAGTCGCGCCATCTAATTGAGTTCGTCCACTTGCGTTTGGCTTGGCAAATTCTTGCAGGTTGTCCCAATGCTCAACTATCTGTCCGTCTTCAAAGCGGAACACATCGAAGCCAACTTTGGGGCCGAAGAAGTTGTATTCAGTGTGCGTTACGACGAAGTCACCATCTTGAAATGAGCGCTTAACTTGCGCTTTCGCAGAACCTTCAGGGAGCATTTGTAGCACTTCACCAAAGCCTGCTAAGCCATCGCCTACCGCTAGGTTATGTTGAATGTACTTTTCAGGGTTAATGTAGCTCACTGCTTGCGCATCGCCTGTTTCAATGCTTGAAATGACCGCCACGCCTTTCTCTTGAATAGACAACTCTTGAGCCGAAACCGTTCCAGTCACAACAGAGGCTGCGAGTACGCTTGCCATTAATAGTGTTGAGTTGAATTTATTCGTTTTGGATTCAGCGGCTTTAAATGTTGTTGCTTGGAATGCGTTAGTTATTGTTTTCATTATTGAGTCCTCTCGTTGGCTTGGAAACTATATTAATCAACAAGAGAAGCTCGCGGCAGAGTGTATTTAGGCAGAAAAATGGTAGATATCGAACCTTGAGTTATCAATGAACACTCAGTCGCTATTCAGAAAGGGATGGCTTTGAATACTTCTTTTGAAATTCACTAGGGGTCATTTGAGTATGATTTTTAAAGTACTTTACGAAGTTACTCGCATCTTCAAACCCAAAATCAGACGCCATTTTTTGTGAGGTAATATTGGTAATAACTAACTGGCGCTTCATCTCTAACACGGTAAAAGAATCAATGATCTGTTTTGCGGTTAGCCCGGTTGCAACCTTGCACACTTGATTCAGCGTCTTGTAGGTCGTGTTAATTTGATTCGCATACCAGTTTGCGTCACGAACACGTAGATAGTTATTTCGAAGAAGCTCAAAGTAGCGAGCGAATTTAATATTCTGTTGCAGGCTCAAGGCATCTTGCTTTACTTCAGGTCGTAGACGATGAAGAACCAGCGCTAAAGCCGAGAAAAGGTACATCACGAT encodes:
- a CDS encoding Lrp/AsnC family transcriptional regulator, which codes for MSQHQLDRIDKEILRILHMKGRLPVVELAKQVNLTTSPCSDRLKRLEKEGYITGYHAELCSEKLGLDVQVFIHIRLDQTSFSIFDKFGQAVELMPEVEECYSLSGDFDTMIKVRVKDMKAYQAFMATKLGTLPGVIQTRSEVVIEEHKKGFGVNPELLATLK
- a CDS encoding nuclear transport factor 2 family protein, whose protein sequence is MASVLAASVVTGTVSAQELSIQEKGVAVISSIETGDAQAVSYINPEKYIQHNLAVGDGLAGFGEVLQMLPEGSAKAQVKRSFQDGDFVVTHTEYNFFGPKVGFDVFRFEDGQIVEHWDNLQEFAKPNASGRTQLDGATKVVNLDQTDKNKQLVSGFVKDILIGGDMAKINNYIDNEDSAYLQHNPGVADGLSGLGEALGALAEAGMPMVYTANHKILGQGNFVLSISEGQFMNNHVAFYDLFRVDNGKIVEHWDTIETIPARSEWKNDNGKFGF